A window of Candidatus Polarisedimenticolia bacterium contains these coding sequences:
- a CDS encoding ribonuclease J: protein MTTRARVEGPKPQTPLQIVPLGGIGEFGNNCTVLKYGSDLIIVDAGLMFPEEQALGINFVIPDLTYVMERVDDVRGVILTHGHEDHIGALPYLFDKVRVPIYGSDFTLGLVARKLQEHDLPADRFLKKVKARDEITLGPFGVEFIQVTHSIPGSFGLAIKTPAGVVLHSGDFKMDQTPADGRTFDFQTFSFYGDQGVLALLSDSTNAEVPGFSGSERMVGEALDGLFRKARGRIVISTFASNVHRIQQVVDLAVTHRRKVALVGSSMISTSEVADRLGYLKAPAGTLIEASEVKRLAADRVVVIAAGSQGEPMSALSRIALDDHREVTIEAGDTVVLSARSIPGNEKSINRVVNHLYRRGAEVIVGGRPPLHVSGHASQEELRILLTLTRPRYFVPIHGELRQIHNHALLAEQTGLPRDRILLVETGDVIEMSTREAKVTGRVQVGRVFVDGTREEVEEIIVRDRRHLSEGGIILAVVAIDSHTGHLEGEPEIVSRGFPVGPERGGVLGEAAGVVRRSVEAATPEERADRGVMKTLIQRDLKRFFRKSLDRRPIIISAIIET, encoded by the coding sequence GTGACCACCCGCGCCCGAGTCGAGGGCCCCAAACCGCAGACTCCCCTGCAGATCGTGCCTCTCGGCGGCATCGGCGAGTTCGGCAACAACTGCACCGTCCTGAAATACGGATCCGATCTGATCATCGTCGACGCCGGGTTGATGTTCCCGGAAGAGCAGGCCCTCGGGATCAACTTCGTCATCCCGGACTTGACGTACGTCATGGAGCGTGTCGACGACGTGCGGGGCGTCATCCTGACGCACGGGCACGAGGACCACATCGGGGCGCTCCCGTACCTGTTCGACAAGGTGCGCGTCCCGATCTACGGGAGCGATTTCACCCTGGGGCTGGTGGCGCGCAAGCTTCAGGAGCACGACCTCCCGGCGGATCGTTTTCTGAAGAAGGTCAAGGCCCGGGACGAGATCACCCTGGGCCCGTTCGGCGTCGAGTTCATCCAGGTGACGCACAGCATCCCCGGATCGTTCGGCCTCGCGATCAAGACGCCGGCCGGCGTCGTCCTGCACAGCGGCGACTTCAAGATGGATCAGACCCCGGCCGATGGGCGCACCTTCGACTTCCAGACGTTTTCCTTCTACGGCGACCAGGGAGTGCTGGCGCTCCTGTCGGACAGCACCAACGCCGAGGTCCCGGGGTTCAGCGGCTCGGAGCGCATGGTCGGCGAGGCGCTCGACGGGCTGTTCCGCAAGGCCCGCGGGCGCATCGTCATCAGCACCTTCGCCAGCAACGTCCACCGCATCCAGCAGGTGGTCGACCTGGCGGTCACGCATCGCAGGAAGGTGGCTCTGGTCGGCTCGAGCATGATCTCCACCTCCGAGGTGGCCGACCGCCTGGGATATCTCAAGGCCCCCGCCGGCACGCTGATCGAGGCGTCGGAGGTGAAGCGCCTGGCGGCCGACCGGGTGGTCGTGATCGCGGCCGGCAGCCAGGGCGAGCCGATGTCGGCCCTGTCGCGCATCGCGCTCGACGATCACCGCGAGGTGACGATCGAGGCGGGCGACACGGTGGTGCTGTCGGCCCGGAGCATCCCGGGCAACGAGAAATCGATCAACCGCGTCGTGAACCACCTGTACCGGCGGGGGGCGGAAGTCATCGTCGGGGGCCGGCCCCCCCTGCACGTCTCGGGGCACGCCAGCCAGGAGGAGCTGCGCATCCTGCTCACCCTCACCCGCCCGCGCTACTTCGTGCCGATTCACGGCGAGCTGCGCCAGATTCACAACCACGCCCTTCTGGCCGAGCAGACCGGCCTGCCGCGCGATCGCATCCTGCTGGTCGAGACGGGGGACGTCATCGAGATGTCCACCCGCGAGGCGAAGGTGACCGGCCGGGTCCAGGTCGGCCGCGTGTTCGTCGACGGGACGCGCGAGGAGGTCGAGGAGATCATCGTGCGCGACCGCCGCCACCTCTCCGAGGGGGGGATCATCCTCGCGGTCGTGGCCATCGACAGCCACACCGGACACCTCGAAGGGGAGCCCGAGATCGTCAGCCGGGGCTTCCCGGTGGGCCCGGAACGCGGCGGCGTGCTCGGCGAGGCCGCCGGGGTCGTGCGCCGGAGCGTCGAGGCGGCCACCCCCGAGGAGCGCGCCGACCGGGGCGTGATGAAGACGTTGATCCAGCGCGACCTGAAGCGCTTCTTCCGCAAGTCCCTCGACCGGCGGCCCATCATCATCTCCGCCATCATCGAAACTTAG
- the rsmA gene encoding 16S rRNA (adenine(1518)-N(6)/adenine(1519)-N(6))-dimethyltransferase RsmA, giving the protein MQARRRWGQNFLVNQGAADAIVAAFRPGPDDLVLEIGPGKGVLTRRLLGRVRTLLAIEIDPDLAALLRAETGDPPDLRIVQTDVLQADLRSLLTGLGASPGRRARVIANLPYNIATAVILKLLGERSLLSDLLVLVQREVAERIASPPGRRSYGGLSVLCQAHARVESLLRLRPGSFRPVPKVDSALVRLTLRSTSNETERPGEGLPAGALEAMLRAAFGRRRKTLLNNLASLPGPAGVPLGSDAAARLIVAAGLDPGARPEQVPVEGFVALARLRNAL; this is encoded by the coding sequence TTGCAGGCCCGGAGGCGCTGGGGGCAGAACTTCCTGGTCAACCAGGGGGCGGCCGACGCCATCGTGGCCGCCTTCCGCCCCGGCCCGGACGATCTCGTCCTCGAGATCGGCCCGGGGAAAGGGGTGCTCACGCGCCGCCTCCTCGGACGGGTGCGGACCCTGCTCGCGATCGAGATCGACCCCGACCTGGCCGCCCTGCTGCGCGCCGAGACCGGCGATCCTCCGGACCTCCGGATCGTGCAGACGGACGTCCTGCAGGCGGACCTGCGCTCCCTGCTCACGGGCCTCGGGGCCTCACCCGGCAGGCGGGCCCGCGTCATCGCCAACCTGCCGTACAACATCGCCACCGCGGTGATCCTGAAGCTCCTCGGAGAGCGCTCCCTGCTGAGCGACCTCCTTGTCCTGGTGCAGCGCGAGGTGGCGGAGCGAATCGCCTCGCCGCCCGGACGGCGGAGCTACGGCGGGCTGTCCGTCCTCTGCCAGGCTCACGCGCGGGTCGAGAGCCTCCTGCGCCTGCGGCCGGGATCCTTCCGGCCCGTCCCCAAGGTCGACTCGGCGCTCGTCCGTCTCACCCTGCGCTCGACATCGAACGAGACGGAGCGCCCCGGCGAAGGCTTGCCCGCCGGAGCGCTCGAGGCGATGCTCCGCGCGGCCTTCGGGCGCCGGCGGAAGACTCTCCTGAACAACCTCGCGTCCCTCCCTGGGCCGGCCGGCGTTCCTCTCGGGAGCGACGCGGCGGCGCGGCTCATCGTCGCGGCCGGACTCGATCCCGGCGCCCGGCCGGAACAGGTTCCGGTCGAAGGGTTTGTCGCCCTGGCCCGCCTGCGAAACGCTCTATAA
- the trxA gene encoding thioredoxin, with the protein MSQNILTLTNSNFESEVKKPGSPILVDFWAEWCGPCRMVAPLLEKLAEEYVGKVRIGKVNVDDESGLAGRYGIQSIPTLLLFKDGKVVDQYIGATSRDVLVKMFDKHTR; encoded by the coding sequence ATGAGCCAAAACATCCTGACGCTGACGAACAGCAACTTCGAATCCGAGGTCAAGAAACCGGGGTCGCCGATCCTGGTCGATTTCTGGGCGGAATGGTGCGGCCCGTGCCGCATGGTGGCTCCCCTCCTGGAGAAGCTGGCCGAGGAATACGTCGGGAAGGTGCGCATCGGCAAGGTGAACGTCGACGACGAGAGCGGCCTGGCCGGCCGCTACGGCATCCAGAGCATCCCGACGCTGCTGCTGTTCAAGGACGGCAAGGTCGTCGACCAGTACATCGGGGCGACCTCGCGCGACGTCCTGGTGAAGATGTTCGACAAGCACACCCGCTGA
- a CDS encoding chemotaxis protein CheD, giving the protein MSRPRSLRAGELRVLPAPAKLVIHGLGSCVAVFVYDAGTRVGGMAHILLPGPPGRESGHLGRYASTAVAAIVEESIRLGARREALCAKVTGGSRMFSVDPGMPRATVGDKNIEAALRALEEARVAVVARDVGGEHGRTVVADLSDGSLTITTVRGGPRVV; this is encoded by the coding sequence GTGAGCCGCCCCCGGTCGCTCCGCGCCGGCGAGCTGCGCGTCCTTCCGGCGCCGGCGAAGCTGGTCATCCACGGGCTCGGATCGTGCGTCGCGGTGTTCGTCTACGACGCCGGCACGCGGGTCGGGGGGATGGCCCACATCCTCCTGCCCGGCCCGCCCGGGAGGGAGAGCGGGCACCTCGGACGCTACGCGAGCACCGCGGTCGCCGCCATCGTGGAGGAATCGATCCGGCTCGGTGCGCGGCGCGAGGCGCTCTGTGCGAAGGTCACCGGAGGCTCGAGGATGTTCTCGGTCGATCCCGGCATGCCGCGCGCGACCGTGGGGGACAAGAACATCGAGGCCGCGCTCCGGGCGCTCGAGGAGGCCCGGGTCGCCGTGGTCGCGCGAGACGTGGGGGGAGAGCATGGACGCACCGTGGTGGCCGATCTATCGGACGGGTCCCTGACGATCACGACGGTCCGGGGCGGGCCCAGGGTGGTCTGA
- a CDS encoding chemotaxis protein CheC gives MLSEAGAHNAAIAMGQIIGRPLRLDVPWARTLPLEDVADLAGGASRVVCALSLKIYGDLRGHLLLLFSRDQLPLLLDLVLPRPGKGPPRAHGLQGMDEMERSALLEIGNILGCAYLNALSRLLGVSLLPSIPGLALDMVGAVTDHLLIDLASVSDTAVVLASEVHEPASGLRGEIFFLPHPDSLGVLGRAHERETGERAATKSRAR, from the coding sequence GTGCTGAGCGAAGCGGGGGCCCACAACGCCGCGATCGCCATGGGCCAGATCATCGGCCGCCCCCTGCGTCTGGACGTCCCCTGGGCCAGGACCCTTCCCCTGGAGGACGTGGCCGACCTGGCCGGCGGGGCGTCGCGCGTGGTGTGCGCGTTGTCCCTCAAGATCTACGGCGATCTGCGCGGCCATCTTCTGCTCCTCTTCAGCCGCGATCAGCTCCCGCTCCTCCTCGACCTGGTCCTGCCCCGGCCGGGAAAGGGACCGCCCCGCGCCCACGGCCTCCAGGGCATGGACGAGATGGAGCGCTCGGCGCTGCTGGAGATCGGCAACATCCTGGGCTGCGCCTACCTCAACGCCCTCAGCCGCCTGCTCGGGGTCAGCCTGCTCCCCTCGATTCCCGGACTGGCCCTCGACATGGTCGGGGCGGTGACCGATCACCTGCTCATCGACCTCGCATCGGTCTCCGACACCGCGGTCGTCCTGGCCAGCGAGGTCCACGAGCCGGCCAGCGGGCTGCGCGGCGAGATCTTCTTTCTCCCCCATCCCGATTCGCTCGGCGTGCTCGGGCGGGCGCACGAGCGGGAGACCGGGGAACGGGCCGCGACGAAATCGAGGGCGCGGTGA